One window of the Trifolium pratense cultivar HEN17-A07 linkage group LG2, ARS_RC_1.1, whole genome shotgun sequence genome contains the following:
- the LOC123907464 gene encoding conserved oligomeric Golgi complex subunit 6 — MGTTVAGLAPGLSRKLKKVLESRIDTPDLLSSLNTLSSFYDENTPQARRNLRSTIEKRSLSINHEFLDASHAAQLALDSVENEVDALAECCDRIAKALNSCSASTGDIISTTERLKQELETTTQRQEIVTCFLRDYQLSPEEINALRDEDLNENFFKALSHVQEIHANCKVLLRTHHQRAGLELMDMMAVYQEGAYERLCRWVQAECRKLGDTDNPEVGELLKTAVRYLRERSVLFKYCAEEVANMRHNALFRRFISALTRGGPGGMPRPIEVHAHDPLRYVGDMLGWLHQALASERELVLVLLDPDAIVDTRPTAKQLSNNSENGSGKTEIDLMFVLDRIFEGVCRPFKVRVEQVLQSQPSLIVSYKLSNTLQFYCYTISDLLGQDTALCNTLWALKDAAQKTFFDILKGRGEKLLRYPPLVAVDLSPPPAVREGVSVLLEIIENYNGMMVPASGQKPVFDPVISAILDPIIQMCEQAAEAHKSKGAGNSSRRSRISTDPGQLTKSSVDAILSNSRSTSSSLTSETPSKIFLINCLCAIQQPLSGYEVAAEYVKRLGTMIDNHLRVLVDKEADAILSRCNLSEKMPHFHKSINKDGDSEVGTPLAELEDTSPAVLSECLKALFGLILGSESSLPEFEQIQVPSLRSEATIGVARSLGEAYELIFNAIMDPKNGYPDPRSLARHPPDQIRTILGI; from the exons atgggaACGACGGTGGCGGGTTTAGCGCCGGGACTATCTCGGAAGCTGAAGAAAGTTCTAGAATCACGAATCGATACACCGGATCTATTATCTTCACTCAACACACTCTCTTCATTCTACGACGAGAACACTCCTCAAGCACGCCGTAACCTCCGATCCACAATCGAGAAACGATCTCTTTCAATCAATCATGAATTCCTCGACGCTTCACATGCCGCACAACTG GCTTTGGATAGCGTGGAGAATGAGGTCGATGCTCTTGCCGAATGCTGCGATAG GATAGCAAAGGCTTTGAACAGTTGCAGTGCTAGCACTGGTGACATTATCAGTACCACAGAGAGGCTCAAACAAGAGCTTGAAACTACTACACAAAGACAAGAGATTGTGACATGTTTCTTACGTGATTATCAGCTCTCCCCCGAAGAG ATAAATGCACTTAGAGATGAAGATTTGAATGAAAACTTTTTCAAGGCCCTATCTCATGTCCAAGAGATCCATGCCAACTGTAAAGTGTTGCTTAGGACACATCATCAG CGTGCTGGTTTAGAGCTAATGGATATGATGGCAGTGTATCAAGAGGGAGCTTATGAGCGCCTATGCAG GTGGGTTCAGGCTGAATGTAGGAAACTGGGTGACACTGACAATCCAGAAGTTGGTGAGCTTCTGAAAACAGCTGTGCGCTACCTCAGGGAAAGATCTGTTCTTTTCAAGTATTGTGCAGAAGAG GTAGCCAATATGAGACACAATGCACTGTTTAGGAGATTTATAAGTGCTCTTACACGCGGAGGACCTGGTGGAATGCCTCGACCTATTGAAGTGCACGCTCATGACCCATTACGATATGTTGGTGACATGCTAGGCTGGTTGCATCAG GCGTTGGCATCTGAACGTGAACTTGTACTTGTACTCCTTGATCCAGATGCAATTGTAGATACTAGACCAACAGCAAAGCAACTCTCCAATAACTCTGAGAATGGATCTGGCAAGACAGAAATTGACTTGATGTTTGTTCTTGATAGAATTTTTGAAGGAGTATGTCGGCCGTTTAAAGTGAGAGTTGAACAGGTTTTACAGTCACAACCAAGTCTTATAGTCTCCTATAAACTCAGTAATACACTTCAATTTTACTGCTACACT ATCTCAGATTTACTCGGGCAAGACACTGCTCTTTGTAATACACTATGGGCACTAAAAGATGCTGCTCAGAAAacattttttgatattttgaaaggTCGAGGAGAAAAGCTGTTACGATATCCCCCACTTGTTGCTGTTGATCTTTCTCCGCCACCAGCTGTGAGAGAAGGAGTATCTGTACTTCTTGAAATAATTGAGAACTACAACGGCATGATGGTTCCTGCTTCTGGCCAAAAACCTGTTTTCGATCCGGTTATATCTGCTATATTGGATCCAATAATTCAG ATGTGTGAACAGGCTGCGGAGGCACACAAGTCAAAGGGAGCTGGCAACTCATCTAGAAGGAGTAGGATAAGTACCGACCCAGGTCAACTTACTAAATCATCAGTTGATGCCATCTTGTCGAACAGCCGCTCCACTTCATCGTCTCTG ACTAGTGAGACACCCTCAAAGATCTTTCtcataaactgcttgtgtgctATTCAACAACCTCTATCTGGATATGAGGTTGCGGCAGAGTATGTGAAAAGACTTGGAACAATGATAGATAATCACTTACGTGTTCTTGTGGATAAGGAAGCTGATGCAATCTTAAGTAGATGTAATCTGTCAGAAAAGATGCCTCATTTTCACAAATCAATCAACAAGGATGGGGATAGTGAAGTTGGTACCCCATTGGCTGAACTAGAAGACACAAGTCCAGCCGTTCTTTCAGAATGTTTGAAAGCTCTGTTTGGTCTTATCTTGGGAAGCGAGAGTTCCCTGCCTGAGTTTGAGCAGATACAGGTTCCAAGTTTGCGTTCTGAAGCTACTATCGGGGTGGCCAGGTCACTTGGTGAAGCTTATGAGCTTATTTTTAATGCTATAATGGATCCTAAGAATGGCTATCCAGACCCCAGGTCGTTGGCGAGGCATCCTCCTGATCAAATAAGAACTATATTAGGGATATGA
- the LOC123907466 gene encoding ABC transporter G family member 14 yields the protein MPQNCIAPKPEYCNSTLSLEEGSPHMTDPHSSNNEQSLPKLIMYPITLKFEDLVYKVKVNQKEKTILNGITGVVCPGEILAMLGPSGSGKTTLLTALGGRLAGKLTGKTTYNNQPFSGSIKRRTGFVAQDDVLYPHLTVTETLVFTALLRLPQTLTRDEKVEHVERVITELGLINCRNSMIGGPLLRGISGGEKRRVSIGQEMLINPSLLLLDEPTSGLDSTTALRILNTIKKLASGGRTVVTTIHQPSSRLYYMFDKVVLLSEGCPIYYGPASTALEYFSSVGFSTSMTVNPADLLLDLANGIAPDSKHVTEQSEALEHERKIVRESLISAYGKNIAPRLKAEVSSMEVNNYNNITKDACTRNQMKPEQWCTTWWYQFTVLLQRGVRERRHEAFNRLRIFQVISVAFLAGLLWWHTPESHLEDRTALLFFFAVFWGFYPLYNAVFTFPQERRMLIKERSSGMYRLSSYFLARTIGDLPLELALPTAFVIILYWMGGLKPDLVTFILSLLVVLYSVVVSQSLGLAFGAILMEIKQATTLASVTTLVFLIAGGYYIQQIPPFIVWLKYLSYSYYCYKLLLGVQYSENDYYQCSKGELCKVMDFPPIKSMGLNNMWIDVSIMALMLVGYRLVAYFALHRVR from the exons ATGCCACAAAATTGCATAGCACCAAAACCTGAATACTGCAATAGTACTCTCTCTTTGGAAGAAGGATCGCCTCATATGACTGATCCTCATAGCTCAAACAATGAACAATCATTACCAAAACTCATTATGTATCCCATAACTTTGAAG TTTGAGGATTTGGTATACAAAGTGAAAgtaaaccaaaaagaaaaaactatacTGAATGGTATCACAGGTGTGGTGTGTCCAGGAGAAATACTAGCTATGTTAGGACCATCAGGCAGTGGAAAAACCACACTCCTTACAGCTCTTGGAGGCCGTCTAGCCGGCAAACTAACCGGAAAAACCACATACAACAATCAACCTTTTTCTGGTTCAATAAAAAGAAGAACAGGTTTTGTAGCTCAAGATGATGTTCTTTACCCTCACTTAACCGTAACCGAAACTCTAGTCTTCACTGCACTTTTAAGGCTTCCACAAACCTTAACAAGAGATGAAAAAGTTGAGCATGTTGAGAGAGTTATAACTGAGTTAGGACTAATCAATTGTAGGAATAGTATGATTGGAGGACCACTTTTGAGAGGTATATCAGGTGGTGAAAAAAGGAGAGTGAGTATAGGACAAGAAATGTTGATTAATCCAAGTTTATTGTTGCTTGATGAACCTACTTCTGGTTTGGATTCTACAACAGCTTTAAGGATCTTGAACACAATCAAAAAACTTGCTAGTGGTGGTAGAACTGTTGTCACAACAATTCATCAACCTTCAAGTAGACTCTACTATATGTTTGATAAGGTTGTGTTACTATCTGAAGGGTGTCCTATCTATTATGGTCCTGCTTCAACTGCTCTAGAATATTTCTCATCTGTTGGTTTCTCAACTAGCATGACTGTTAATCCAGCTGATCTCTTGCTTGATCTTGCCAATG GGATTGCTCCAGACTCTAAGCATGTAACTGAACAAAGTGAGGCTTTGGAACATGAGAGGAAGATTGTGAGAGAATCTCTCATTTCTGCATATGGCAAGAACATAGCTCCAAGGCTAAAAGCTGAAGTTTCTAGCATGGAAGTAAACAACTACAACAACATCACAAAAGATGCTTGCACAA GGAATCAAATGAAACCAGAACAATGGTGTACAACCTGGTGGTATCAGTTCACTGTATTATTACAAAGGGGGGTGAGGGAAAGAAGACATGAAGCCTTCAATAGGCTTAGAATATTCCAAGTCATAAGTGTAGCTTTTCTAGCTGGACTCTTGTGGTGGCATACACCAGAATCACATCTTGAAGATAGG ACGGCTTTGCTATTTTTCTTTGCTGTGTTTTGGGGATTCTACCCTCTCTACAATGCAGTTTTCACATTTCCTCAAGAAAGAAGAATGCTTATAAAGGAACGATCCTCTGGAATGTACCGTCTTTCTTCCTACTTTCTAGCAAGAACAATAGGAGACTTGCCACTAGAGCTAGCACTTCCAACAGCATTTGTCATCATACTATATTGGATGGGAGGACTCAAACCTGATCTTGTAACTTTCATTCTTTCACTTCTTGTTGTTCTTTACAGTGTTGTAGTCTCTCAAAGTCTAGGATTAGCATTTGGTGCTATTTTGATGGAGATTAAACAAGCAACTACACTAGCTTCTGTTACAACACTTGTTTTTCTCATTGCTGGAGGTTACTATATACAACAGATTCCACCTTTTATAGTTTGGCTTAAGTACTTAAGCTATAGCTACTACTGTTACAAGCTTCTACTTGGTGTTCAATACAGTGAAAATGACTATTATCAATGCTCAAAGGGAGAGTTATGCAAGGTTATGGACTTTCCTCCAATTAAATCAATGGGATTGAATAATATGTGGATTGATGTTTCCATCATGGCTTTGATGTTGGTTGGTTATAGATTAGTAGCTTATTTTGCACTTCATAGAGTTAGGTAA